One window of the Corticium candelabrum chromosome 7, ooCorCand1.1, whole genome shotgun sequence genome contains the following:
- the LOC134182774 gene encoding gamma-aminobutyric acid receptor-associated protein, giving the protein MKFQYKEQHDFDKRRQEGEKIRQKYPDRVPVIVEKAPKARISDLDKKKYLVPVDLTVGQFYFLIRKRIHLRAEDALFFFVANSIPPTSTTIGQLYQEHHEEDFFLYMAYSDESVYG; this is encoded by the exons ATGAAGTTTCAGTACAAGGAGCAGCACGACTTTGACAAGCGACGTCAAGAGGGAGAAAAAATACGTCAGAAATATCCTGACAGAGTGCCG GTGATAGTGGAGAAAGCACCTAAAGCACGCATCTCTGACTTGGACAAGAAGAAATATCTCGTACCAGTTGATTTGACAG TTGGCCAATTCTACTTTCTCATTCGGAAGCGAATCCACTTGAGAGCTGAAGACGCGTTGTTTTTCTTTGTGGCGAACTCGATTCCTCCCACCAGCACGACAATCGGGCAACTTTATCAAGAACATCACGAGGAAGACTTCTTTCTCTACATGGCCTATAGTGATGAAAGTGTGTACGGCTAA
- the LOC134181940 gene encoding tRNA (cytidine(32)/guanosine(34)-2'-O)-methyltransferase-like isoform X2: protein MGKSSKDKRDIYYRKAKEEGWRARSAFKLIQINEEFSIFEGVKKVVDLCAAPGSWSQVLSRELRGEGDHVDPEVKIVAVDLQQMAPLPGVIQIQGDITKTSTAHQIIGHFEGQHADLVVCDGAPDVTGLHDMDEYIQGQLLIAALNITTHVLKAGGTFVAKIFRGKDVALLYSQLRIFFPTVVCSKPRSSRNSSIEAFVVCQDYSPPAGYKPTMANPLLDPKSVPDFKLLEGINRVVVPFVACGDLSAFDSDMTLQMERNTNL from the exons ATGGGAAAATCTTCGAAAGACAAACGCGATATTTACTATCGCAAGGCAAAAGAGGAAGGCTGGAGAGCTCGGAGTGCTTTTAAGTTAATTCAAATTAATGAGGAATTTTCAATATTTGAAG GTGTTAAGAAAGTTGTCGACTTATGTGCAGCTCCTGGCAGTTGGAGTCAAGTGCTATCTAGGGAACTGAG AGGTGAAGGGGATCACGTAGATCCGGAAGTAAAAATTGTTGCCGTTGACTTGCAGCAGATGGCACCTTTGCCAGGagtaatacaaatacaaggaGACATTACAAAG ACGTCAACTGCACATCAAATTATTGGCCACTTTGAAGGGCAACATGCAGACTTGGTTGTGTGTGATGGAGCACCAGATG TGACTGGGTTGCATGATATGGATGAGTATATTCAAGGTCAGTTGCTTATTGCTGCTCTTAATATTACGACTCATGTTCTAAAGGCGGGAGGAACATTTGTGGCAAAA ATTTTTCGTGGTAAAGACGTCGCTCTCTTGTACTCCCAACTGAGAATTTTCTTTCCAACTGTCGTGTGCTCCAAACCCAGAAGCAGTAGAAACTCAAGCATTG AGGCTTTTGTGGTATGTCAAGATTATAGTCCGCCTGCTGGGTACAAACCCACTATGGCTAATCCACTGCTTGATCCTAAATCAG TTCCTGACTTCAAACTATTGGAAGGAATCAATCGTGTTGTAGTGCCTTTTGTTGCTTGTGGTGACCTCAGCGCATTTGACTCAGACATGAC CTTGCAGATGGAACGAAATACAAACCTCTAG
- the LOC134181940 gene encoding tRNA (cytidine(32)/guanosine(34)-2'-O)-methyltransferase-like isoform X1, whose amino-acid sequence MGKSSKDKRDIYYRKAKEEGWRARSAFKLIQINEEFSIFEGVKKVVDLCAAPGSWSQVLSRELRGEGDHVDPEVKIVAVDLQQMAPLPGVIQIQGDITKTSTAHQIIGHFEGQHADLVVCDGAPDVTGLHDMDEYIQGQLLIAALNITTHVLKAGGTFVAKIFRGKDVALLYSQLRIFFPTVVCSKPRSSRNSSIEAFVVCQDYSPPAGYKPTMANPLLDPKSVPDFKLLEGINRVVVPFVACGDLSAFDSDMTYPTKELADGTKYKPLEPTQPPINPPYQTACQMKKDGLLNS is encoded by the exons ATGGGAAAATCTTCGAAAGACAAACGCGATATTTACTATCGCAAGGCAAAAGAGGAAGGCTGGAGAGCTCGGAGTGCTTTTAAGTTAATTCAAATTAATGAGGAATTTTCAATATTTGAAG GTGTTAAGAAAGTTGTCGACTTATGTGCAGCTCCTGGCAGTTGGAGTCAAGTGCTATCTAGGGAACTGAG AGGTGAAGGGGATCACGTAGATCCGGAAGTAAAAATTGTTGCCGTTGACTTGCAGCAGATGGCACCTTTGCCAGGagtaatacaaatacaaggaGACATTACAAAG ACGTCAACTGCACATCAAATTATTGGCCACTTTGAAGGGCAACATGCAGACTTGGTTGTGTGTGATGGAGCACCAGATG TGACTGGGTTGCATGATATGGATGAGTATATTCAAGGTCAGTTGCTTATTGCTGCTCTTAATATTACGACTCATGTTCTAAAGGCGGGAGGAACATTTGTGGCAAAA ATTTTTCGTGGTAAAGACGTCGCTCTCTTGTACTCCCAACTGAGAATTTTCTTTCCAACTGTCGTGTGCTCCAAACCCAGAAGCAGTAGAAACTCAAGCATTG AGGCTTTTGTGGTATGTCAAGATTATAGTCCGCCTGCTGGGTACAAACCCACTATGGCTAATCCACTGCTTGATCCTAAATCAG TTCCTGACTTCAAACTATTGGAAGGAATCAATCGTGTTGTAGTGCCTTTTGTTGCTTGTGGTGACCTCAGCGCATTTGACTCAGACATGACGTATCCAACAAAagag CTTGCAGATGGAACGAAATACAAACCTCTAGAGCCCACACAGCCACCCATCAATCCTCCTTACCAGACAGCATGTCAGATGAAGAAAGATGGGTTACTGAATTCCTAA
- the LOC134182158 gene encoding uncharacterized protein LOC134182158: MTTSCNVTVVNKIDLPGVDASHFIFFQEPVNLEPNADVLVWRTLNIQAGGKGKFPIALDTEYTATVTHGGDSTETSKAILAKHGDFLIVKKDADSDAPMLDLKTDSPDGSTNYVTVENEYEGNKQILIQAQKNTKPFIQQTMIVLNDHVQFQIGSFIFIAWNCELKQGDTFKSGTYSNSSKKINLIDPITHLFAKNIVVTVSNKGNAIEVTISYPSRYFNYHH; this comes from the exons ATGACAACATCTTGCAACGTGACAGTAGTAAACAAGATAGATCTGCCTGGTGTGGATGCCAGTCATTTCATCTTCTTTCAAGAGCCTGTCAATCTAGAACCCAACGCCGACGTGCTTGTGTGGCGCACACTAAATATTCAAGCTGGAGGAAAAGGAAAATTTCCTATTGCTCTAGACACAGAGTATACAGCGACAGTGACACACGGAGGCGACAGCACGGAGACATCTAAAGCAATTCTTGCAAAACATGGTGACTTCCTGATTGTGAAAAAAGACGCCGATAGTGACGCTCCAATGCTAG ATTTGAAGACAGACTCACCAGACGGATCGACCAACTATGTCACTGTAGAGAATGAATATGAAGGAAACAAGCAAATTTTGATTCAAGCGCAAAAGAATACTAAACCTTTTATTCAGCAGACAATGATAGTGCTGAATGACCATGTACAATTTCAAATTGGTTCATTCATCTTCATTGCTTGGAACTGTGAGCTGAAACAGGGTGATACTTTCAAAAGTGGTACATACTCAAATAGCTCTAAGAAAATCAATCTGATAGACCCAATTACCCACTTGTTTGCGAAAAACATTGTCGTGACAGTCAGCAACAAGGGAAATGCTATTGAAGTCACAATCAGTTATCCAAGCCGCTATTTTAATTATCATCATTAA
- the LOC134182773 gene encoding transmembrane protein 131-like codes for MTRERRSSAISLPRRSTPLVSISFLLQCLAVGDSKISQSVSPEFSLPHAIPPLSRWQAPVSASASDAFSRRGTIYTQHHLQLDPPYLDFNEQPVGMPKIETVAIHNLHERQSLHLNSISGNTQHFHSSFFEAKVVPAGQKTLFQVIFLARMIGNAENTLYLHTSQGVIPFQVFGTGVTNPYRLRPFLGARVLVNTSYSPTIKMHNPHGSTLKVTEMYTSHGDLHLELPKLDDRRKEEPLKKIWEIGPYQTKTVMKAKFIGRVVNNHTAFIRIKTNMEQNKRSEIVLPVEVEVTDYGGILSNFDVLDFGTVRTIDEIISLHLQLLNTGPRPVEVKSITVEPPNEAISFYFKPVVLKSTFPKRVPEDIATIHYNPGKANVRRLQYGKVILSTSDEQMQKIEIPYQANVLQGVLYASLQKAAFLLQPPPFKAVIQDIELTNTFDFPLAIYDAEFPSDVTLFEVVEFLPPVVIPSSARVSPLKVRFTPNSSDIDVSTFLRLFTNASVFTVPIHTYSGKMKYHVDGGNEDVLDYGTVNLLFETEMTFRVTNRNPVPITILNWSSSLKNVKVTLLGTQPAAHQFKGLPNTNRGKQPQQSKQSNVTVMSNYSAVFSAKLKPPSSDVNQSGEVIVNTTYMTLHVPIYYKIALGHLEASSPVVKFKNAFPGRVETKTVSVVSTFKNAVRLHIVETPNPPDSRLKFVLKSQGTFTIGNGETELGWFKVDPMLGKASTHYVGLTAQGVSDRKTWLSRLTLRHEAAVADTSDHEKLMALWENLEKTEKNQFSVSYKIKADAGVTFPISAQAIMSWPLVTAADTLKFPLTHIGNSTVMSVRIENPADVVLVVQAVMLPNYPNPELALDLLSERMGTDAYVMNTHDDSTFRLPDARAHHTSGANSETASRSSLYSMLGVETSNAAVTVVVEPRGHTMINVEFSPRSQKTVTSLLIVRNNLTIMDGVIVQGQGVLSMFTLDGRDPGNDHMPLYFNFTASYLAKCNESSSRSFTLKKTFTAKNTGQLPIDVISIEISGRSCASYGFVVKKCKPFTIKPNTTHQIEIEFTPDFTLSRISRKLDIVTSTGRHLEFNLLATLPHHLLPVYLASFPRPSWEPYFNTTLFIVMVVILVVVLVQAYFAAVAYTTRLRPERDTELCMKSRNSGNPFAGQVFDLNKIAGVGQSVSATTKDEKLNGEIVESVEFVHVEEGQVGEEIQTSETEKNATVETKGTSCVSSKPVERQAGIGSNRVDKQDVQTVNHSVVEAGKASVDAEKGEKQPTASVVSQKTSIQVVVEKDKEKSSVSTVHVQQDLDTKKHKQTKKTSASLPTLHDSIVMETTAKHGNRRTQENGNELQIKHDVQQPKKEEKLVIKDATSGRKEELQSRAALISRDDVFTVQSLDQREISIPASSFKTDELTRKEISKTKRKLKPVKVVEKTEKQKTDGVTSAIENGGKALSSRKTSHVSEKDGMKELDQLLIGNMPKSPVLKRPRLKSDEDGKRASGLKKQESVGEKKVERKQETSDAVVSCVGEKQEKLTTTTDALAGCPPGMKLEPLSGLNQHKISTDSMPLEDASIVEIGLSVISTEKSEPLPLSSVSSSRGPEAAMNGLAALSDTKRVDKTTKSKVGVVPSKSPMQVPTVGEASVAMETTQKTIVKDIKEPRARVAKSGIKQVGLKAKSEVSSVDPVPDPHAIATVIAASVAASTVKQGKNDEQLANCSSPRNVDKAAVLSGSMMGHMGEREKVEMEKQTYSRGKSRTTDGKSSRKQPKSPAKPNRLLKAKEKKLQLEKEAREQRKLSSEQLFERYLSSDLPEFIPKQVQSTSDTVVIEGETDSSSSDKMSPISAEMMDIQPQLPSSMATWQPSAFSAPTSVSSYKESQQEERSVSPPERMPTEGMTREMYLSLLAQQQRNRSFGSAALDPLLSPLGNGSKGLFPGDHPSTLSDYPFSGALFDDPDAEYWLSRMAMRRHRSPPDILDDVPDMRSRSNSQDARSPSPHGCGDLSDSQLPILYHHGSRVIPRRRNNPIWDQTVGRSGHGLVRMSHNLRDDPYDAFSFPQERGNERRRFQGFARGRSPEWMSCIDRDFDPSLLTDLPATSSAYLWGDSADLDSLALQQEEMADVLRSRRSTSRRIRRDRDSNPDDYFSHSRLPSSGRLMSPHTDPPPLLNEYYLRSAALAGVRDSDVWSAAVEKQRREQSKYVSFPSTHQGRPRYPFYPGESAGLWDTPMSSEPTDEGWDTRLSSIWSRDPTELVPQVPTAVKDHGAIGEDKSEVVRREMSRDSSSSDLELLTAPLTVDSEKGSPQDPVPTTSTYDPFMSDIWGPSMARSWLPKEGGE; via the exons ATGACTCGCGAACGGCGGTCCTCTGCTATCAGCCTGCCGCGTCGTTCAACTCCTCTCGTATCTATCTCGTTTCTATTGCAATGCCTTGCTGTTGGAGACTCGAAAATCAGCCAGAGCGTCTCTCCAG AATTCAGTCTGCCTCATGCTATTCCGCCCTTGTCACGTTGGCAG GCTCCTGTCAGTGCTTCTGCCAGTGATGCATTTTCAAG GCGAGGAACAATTTACACACAGCATCATCTACAGCTTGACCCTCCATATCTCGACTTCAATGAACA GCCTGTCGGCATGCCAAAGATAGAGACTGTTGCTATACATAATCTCCATGAGAGACAAAGTCTCCATCTCAACTCTATCTCAGGCAACACGCAGCACTTTCATAGCTCATTTTTTGAAGCGAAA gTTGTTCCTGCGGGTCAGAAGACTTTATTTCAAGTGATCTTCTTAGCGAGAATGATAGGAAATGCAGAGAATACATTGTACCTTCACACCAGCCAGGGAGTCATACCCTTTCAG GTGTTCGGTACTGGTGTTACTAATCCCTATCGTTTACGCCCCTTTTTGGGTGCACGTGTTCTAGTCAACACTTCATACTCTCCAACAATCAAAATGCATAATCCTCATGGTTCGACATTGAAAGTTACAGAGATGTACACGAGCCATGGAGATTTGCACTTGGAGTTACCAAAACTTGATGATAGGCGAAAGGAGGAACCTCTCAAGAAGATATGG GAAATTGGACCATACCAAACGAAAACTGTTATGAAGGCAAAGTTTATAGGCCGCGTAGTAAACAACCACACGGCATTCATTCGCATTAAGACAAACATGGAGCAGAATAAACGATCAGAGATTGTTCTTCCTGTCGAAGTCGAAGTTACCGACT ATGGTGGAATATTGTCAAATTTTGATGTGCTGGATTTCGGGACAGTTCGAACAATCG ATGAAATTATTTCTCTTCATTTGCAACTGCTCAACACAGGACCGAGACCTGTGGAGGTGAAG TCCATTACAGTTGAGCCACCAAATGAAGCCATCAGTTTCTATTTCAAG CCCGTTGTTTTGAAATCTACGTTTCCTAAGCGTGTTCCAGAAGATATTGCGACTATTCATTATAATCCTGGTAAAGCTAATGTGAGACGATTACAGTACGGGAAGGTGATATTGTCGACGAGCGATGAGCAGATGCAGAAAATAGAAATTCCATATCAGGCAAATGTACTTCAAGG GGTTTTATATGCATCTTTACAGAAAGCTGCTTTTCTTCTTCAACCGCCACCATTCAAAGCTGTCATTCAGGATATTGAGTTGACAAACACATTTGATTTTCCGTTGGCCATTTACGATGCCGAATTTCCATCGGATGTCACATTGTTTgag GTGGTTGAATTTTTACCGCCAGTTGTTATTCCCTCATCTGCAAGAGTGTCACCTCTTAAAGTTCGTTTTACTCCAAACTCATCAGACATAGATGTTTCAACGTTTCTAAGACTCTTCACCAATGCATCTGTTTTCACAGTGCCCATACACACATATAGTGGCAAGATGAAG tATCATGTAGACGGTGGTAATGAAGATGTTTTGGACTATGGGACAGTAAACTTGCTTTTTGAGACAGAAATGACATTCAGAGTTACTAACAGAAATCCAGTGCCG ATCACAATACTAAACTGGAGCAGTTCACTGAAGAATGTGAAGGTGACATTGCTTGGAACACAGCCTGCTGCTCATCAATTCAAAGGCCTTCCAAATACAAATCGTGGAAAGCAGCCTCAGCAATCCAAGCAATCGAAC GTCACCGTGATGTCTAACTACTCGGCCGTCTTTTCAGCAAAACTTAAACCGCCATCATCAGACGTTAATCAGAGTGGAGAGGTTATTGTCAATACAACATACATG ACTCTCCATGTGCCTATATATTACAAGATTGCATTGGGACATTTAGAAGCCAGCTCACCTGTTGTCAAGTTCAAGAATGCTTTCCCT GGTCGTGTCGAAACCAAGACGGTGTCTGTTGTTAGCACCTTTAAGAATGCCGTTCGTTTGCATATTGTGGAGACACCGAATCCACCTGATTCACGACTCAAGTTTGTTTTGAAGTCACAGGGAACTTTCACTATAGGAAACGGCGAAACAGAA CTTGGATGGTTTAAAGTTGATCCAATGCTGGGTAAGGCTTCTACTCATTATGTGGGATTGACTGCCCAAG GTGTTAGTGACCGGAAGACGTGGTTATCACGACTCACTCTTCGACATGAGGCTGCAGTTGCAGATACGAGCGATCACGAGAAGCTGATGGCACTGTGGGAAAACTTGGAAAAGACAGAGAAAAACCA GTTTTCTGTGAGCTACAAGATAAAAGCCGATGCGGGCGTGACATTCCCTATCTCAGCACAAGCCATCATGTCATGGCCGTTAGTAACAGCAGCAGATACATTGAAATTTCCACTTACTCACATTGGAAACTCAACG GTGATGTCGGTTAGGATTGAGAATCCGGCTGATGTTGTGCTAGTTGTGCAAGCAGTCATGTTACCAAACTATCCAAACCCGGAACTTGCACTGGACTTACTCAGTGAAAG GATGGGCACTGATGCTTATGTGATGAACACACACGATGATTCTACGTTTCGTTTGCCTGATGCAAGAGCACATCACACGTCTGGTGCAAACTCAGAAACGGCTTCTCGTTCGTCTCTCTATAGCATGCTGGGTGTGGAGACGAGCAATGCTGCCGTGACCGTTGTTGTTGAACCTCGTGGGCATACCATGATTAATGTTGAGTTTTCGCCAAGATCTCAGAAAACAGTTACAAGTCTTCTAATAGTGAG GAATAATCTAACCATAATGGATGGAGTAATAGTCCAAGGTCAAGGCGTGTTGTCAATGTTTACTCTTGATGGTCGTGATCCAGGCAACGATCACATGCCACTCTACTTCAACTTCACTGCATCGTATCTCGCAAAATGCAACG AGTCGAGTTCGCGTTCGTTCACTCTGAAAAAGACGTTTACTGCGAAGAACACCGGCCAGCTTCCCATCGACGTTATATCAATTGAAATCAGCGGAAGGTCGTGCGCCAGCTACGGATTCGTCGTCAAGAAATGCAAACCGTTCACCATCAAGCCGAACACGACACATCAAATCGAAATCGAGTTCACACCCGATTTTACGCTGTCGCGAATCAGCAGGAAATTGGACATCGTGACGTCCACAGGTCGTCATCTTGAATTCAACTTATTGGCTACACTTCCTCACCATCTTTTGCCTGTTTATTTGGCTTCGTTTCCTCGTCCATCGTGGGAGCCATATTTTAATACGACACTGTTTATTGTGATGGTTGTGATATTGGTGGTCGTTTTGGTTCAAGCGTATTTTGCAGCGGTGGCGTACACAACTCGATTGCGTCCAGAGCGTGATACGGAGTTGTGTATGAAATCGAGGAATAGTGGGAACCCTTTTGCAGGGCAAGTGTTCGACTTGAATAAGATTGCTGGTGTGGGACAGTCGGTGAGTGCAACAACGAAGGACGAAAAACTTAATGGA GAGATAGTGGAAAGTGTCGAGTTCGTACACGTTGAAGAGGGACAAGTTGGAGAAGAAATACAAACGTCTGAAACAGAAAAGAACGCAACGGTTGAAACCAAGGGAACGTCTTGTGTGAGCTCTAAACCTGTTGAGAGACAAGCGGGCATCGGATCGAACAGAGTGGATAAACAAGACGTGCAGACTGTGAACCACAGTGTGGTTGAAGCGGGTAAAGCAAGTGTTGATGCAGAGAAGGGAGAGAAGCAGCCGACTGCGTCTGTGGTGAGTCAGAAGACGAGTATTCAGGTGGTGGTTGAGAAAGATAAGGAGAAATCAA GTGTGTCAACTGTACATGTTCAGCAAGACTTAGATACCaaaaaacacaagcaaacaaagaagacaTCCGCATCTTTACCTACTTTACACGATTCTATTGTCATggaaacaacagcaaaacatgGTAATAGACGAACACAAGAGAATGGAAATGAACTGCAGATAAAGCACGACGTACAGCAAccaaagaaagaagagaaactTGTTATTAAAGATGCAACAAGTGGTAGGAAAGAG GAGTTGCAGTCTAGAGCAGCTCTGATATCTAGAGATGATGTATTTACTGTTCAGTCGTTGGATCAAAGAGAGATCTCCATTCCTGCATCTTCATTCAAAACAGACGAATTAACAAGGAAAGAAATATCCAAAACAAAGAGGAAACTAAAACCAGTGAAAGTTGTAgaaaagacagagaaacagaagacGGATGGAGTGACATCAGCAATTGAGAATGGCGGGAAAGCGTTGTCTAGCAGGAAGACAAGCCATGTAAGTGAGAAAGATGGGATGAAGGAGTTGGATCAGTTGCTCATTGGAAACATGCCTAAAAGTCCTGTGCTGAAACGCCCAAGACTAAAGTCGGATGAAGATGGGAAAAGGGCGAGTGGATTAAAGAAGCAGGAGAGTGTTGGAGAGAAGAAAGTGGAGAGGAAGCAGGAGACGAGTGATGCGGTTGTGAGTTGTGTGGGTGAGAAGCAGGAGAAGTTGACGACTACAACTGATGCATTGGCAG GCTGTCCACCTGGCATGAAACTAGAACCTCTAAGTGGCCTAAATCAACATAAAATCTCCACTGATTCGATGCCACTAGAAGACGCCAGTATTGTAGAAATAGGATTGTCTGTGATATCGACTGAAAAATCAG aaCCTCTTCCTCTCTCTTCTGTGAGCTCATCTCGAGGACCGGAAGCTGCAATGAATGGTCTTGCTGCTCTATCAGACACAAAACGTGTTGACAAGACAACAAAATCCAAAGTCGGTGTCGTGCCTTCAAAGTCTCCTATGCAGGTCCCTACAGTAGGTGAAGCCAGTGTTGCTATGGAAACAACCCAGAAAACCATTGTGAAAGACATAAAGGAACCGAGAGCGAGAGTGGCTAAATCTGGTATTAAACAAGTTGGCTTGAAGGCAAAGAGTGAAGTGTCGTCTGTTGATCCGGTTCCTGATCCTCATGCTATTGCTACTGTTATTGCAGCATCTGTAGCTGCATCGACGGTGAAACAGGGAAAGAATGATGAACAGTTGGCAAATTGTTCATCTCCAAGGAACGTGGATAAAGCGGCTGTGTTGTCTGGTAGTATGATGGGTCATatgggagagagagagaaagtgGAGATGGAGAAACAGACGTACTCAAGAGGGAAAAGTAGAACT aCTGATGGAAAAAGCTCTAGGAAACAACCCAAGTCACCAGCCAAACCCAATCGTCTTCTGAAAGCAAAAGAGAAGAAATTGCAGCTTGAAAAGGAAGCAAGGGAACAACGGAAACTCTCATCTGAGCAGTTGTTTGAGCGATACCTGAGCAGTGATCTTCCAGAATTCATTCCCAAACAAGTACAGTCGACATCAGACACGGTCGTCATAGAAGGAGAAACTGACTCGTCATCATCAGACAAAATGTCACCAATTTCTGCAGAAATGATGGACATTCAACCTCAACTTCCTTCCTCTATGGCAACTTGGCAGCCGAGTGCATTTTCTGCGCCCACAAGTGTGTCATCATACAAAGAATCCCAGCAAGAAGAGAGATCAGTGAGCCCTCCCGAACGAATGCCAACGGAAGGAATGACTAGAGAAATGTACTTATCATTGCTGGCACAGCAGCAGAGAAATCGTAGCTTTGGCTCGGCTGCTCTCGACCCTCTTTTGTCTCCTCTCGGGAATGGCAGCAAAGGTTTGTTTCCTGGTGACCATCCATCGACTCTCTCAGACTACCCATTTTCTGGTGCACTCTTTGATGATCCAGATGCAGAGTATTGGCTCTCTCGGATGGCGATGAGAAGACACAGAAGTCCACCGGACATTCTTGATGACGTCCCCGACATGAGAAGTAGATCAAACTCCCAAGACGCTCGTTCTCCTTCACCTCACGGTTGTGGCGACTTGTCCGACTCCCAACTTCCTATCTTGTATCATCACGGCAGTCGGGTCATTCCTCGTAGACGAAACAATCCTATCTGGGATCAAACAGTCGGCCGGAGTGGTCACGGTCTTGTCCGTATGAGCCACAATCTGAGAGATGATCCATATGATGCTTTCTCTTTTCCACAAGAGAGAGGAAATGAGAGACGAAGGTTTCAAGGTTTTGCTCGAGGCCGCAGTCCTGAATGGATGTCGTGCATTGATCGTGATTTTGACCCAAGTCTTCTCACCGATCTCCCTGCAACGTCGTCGGCATATCTGTGGGGCGATTCTGCCGACTTGGACTCCCTTGCATTGCAACAGGAGGAAATGGCAGATGTGCTACGAAGTCGACGCTCAACCAGTCGGCGCATTCGACGTGATCGTGACAGCAATCCGGACGATTATTTTTCACACTCAAGGTTGCCATCGTCAGGTCGACTTATGTCTCCTCACACCGACCCTCCACCACTCCTCAATGAGTATTACCTACGCTCGGCTGCATTGGCAGGAGTTCGTGATAGCGATGTGTGGTCGGCCGCTGTTGAAAAACAGAGACGAGAGCAATCAAAATATGTCAGCTTCCCATCTACACATCAAGGAAGGCCTCGTTATCCTTTCTATCCAGGGGAGTCTGCAGGATTGTGGGACACACCCATGTCCAGTGAACCAACCGATGAAGGGTGGGACACGCGGCTAAGCTCCATATGGTCTCGTGATCCAACAGAGCTGGTTCCACAGGTGCCGACTGCGGTGAAAGACCATGGAGCAATCGGTGAAGACAAGAGTGAAGTCGTGAGAAGAGAGATGAGCCGAGACTCTTCGTCTTCAGATCTTGAACTTCTGACGGCTCCACTAACCGTTGACTCCGAGAAGGGATCTCCACAAGATCCAGTCCCAACTACATCAACATATGATCCTTTCATGTCTGACATATGGGGTCCTTCCATGGCGAGGTCATGGCTGCCGAAAGAGGGCGGCGAGTGA
- the LOC134182705 gene encoding uncharacterized protein LOC134182705: MQRANTIAVFQQLSVRLDVIDAVSASGWMHNISFEQRKAILQSLVVNELVFKRNTAIEHLREGLASMNILHLLQSKRHCMMYLLVFQETHLTLEKMQEILNINRPATEAQARAEIFFQQFSSNNKEIVVQNQPISALSAILQYVAAVETV, translated from the exons ATGCAAAGAGCCAACACAATTGCTGTATTTCAGCAACTGTCAGTGAGACTAGATGTCATTGATGCAGTCTCTGCAAGTGGATGGATGCATAATATATCGTTTGAGCAACGTAAGGCAATTTTGCAAAGCCTTGTAGTGAATGAGCTGGTGTTCAAGCGCAATACAGCAATTGAGCACCTCAGAGAAGGCCTTGCTTCAATGAACATTCTACATCTCTTGCAGTCCAAAAGACATTGTATGATGTATCTTCTTGTGTTCCAAGAAACACACTTGACATTGGAGAA AATGCAAGAAATACTGAATATTAATAGGCCAGCGACAGAAGCACAGGCAAGAGCTGAGATATTTTTCCAGCAATTCTCAAgtaacaacaaagaaattgttgtccaaaacc AGCCAATTTCTGCCTTGTCTGCTATCCTGCAGTATGTAGCTGCAGTCGAAACTGTTTAG